Proteins encoded in a region of the Watersipora subatra chromosome 5, tzWatSuba1.1, whole genome shotgun sequence genome:
- the LOC137397387 gene encoding uncharacterized protein: MKRCAADGKWDDATAKEVLHMLDETLNRVTRHDPVQGKWSVNRDECCKVWCDASSIAIGVCIEMEGSIVEEASWLRKIDDSMHINVAELEAVLKGLNLAIKWGVKQAMIVTDSLSVYNWVNSIITESHCPKVSGFLEMIVKRRLGVIAELLEEYGITLQMSLVKSANNRADVLTRMNKKWLKPLVSCVGVAAEEVSSIDEEIYNMHQVHHLGVDKMSYLANQRFGDRASKDVNERVVKECQICKQIDPLPVRWERGNLEVEKGWHRLAVDITHVGRIPYLTILDCGPSRFAIWLKLRDETANSVIAQLVRIFEEWGPLQDLLSDNGPCFKSAQLSSILKTWNVNHLLSCAYRPSGNGIVERNHRTIERIAARSGNEVNIMVFWYNNTPNRRGIVPSKMLYSYAVRNADVVAEPQRFSREALRNPYKIGDTVYVKPV; the protein is encoded by the coding sequence ATGAAGCGGTGTGCTGCTGATGGCAAGTGGGATGATGCAACAGCAAAAGAAGTGCTGCATATGTTAGATGAAACACTAAATAGGGTAACAAGACATGACCCAGTGCAAGGCAAATGGTCTGTGAATAGAGATGAGTGTTGCAAGGTCTGGTGTGATGCGAGCTCTATAGCTATTGGTGTGTGCATAGAAATGGAAGGTAGCATTGTAGAAGAAGCATCATGGCTAAGGAAAATCGATGACAGTATGCATATAAATGTAGCTGAACTTGAAGCCGTACTTAAAGGATTAAATCTTGCAATAAAGTGGGGAGTAAAACAAGCTATGATTGTCACTGACTCATTATCAGTGTATAACTGGGTTAATTCCATTATCACAGAAAGCCATTGCCCCAAAGTCAGTGGATTTTTAGAAATGATAGTCAAAAGGCGGCTTGGGGTTATTGCGGAATTGTTAGAAGAATATGGCATCACTCTACAAATGTCCTTGGTGAAGTCAGCGAACAATCGTGCTGATGTTTTAACGAGGATGAACAAAAAGTGGCTGAAACCACTAGTATCATGTGTGGGCGTAGCAGCGGAGGAAGTTTCAAGTATTGATGAagaaatatataacatgcatcaAGTTCACCATTTAGGAGTTGACAAGATGAGTTACTTAGCTAATCAGAGGTTTGGTGACAGAGCCTCAAAAGATGTGAATGAAAGGGTTGTGAAAGAGTGTCAAAtctgcaaacaaattgatccTTTACCTGTGAGATGGGAGAGAGGAAATTTGGAAGTCGAAAAGGGGTGGCATAGACTTGCTGTTGACATCACACATGTGGGCCGAATACCTTATTTGACCATCTTGGATTGCGGCCCTAGCAGATTTGCAATATGGTTAAAACTGAGAGATGAGACAGCCAACTCTGTAATAGCACAGTTGGTACGCATATTTGAGGAGTGGGGTCCCCTACAAGACTTGCTTTCTGACAACGGTCCATGCTTCAAAAGCGCGCAGTTGTCTAGTATCCTAAAAACATGGAACGTAAATCATTTGTTAAGTTGCGCTTACAGGCCATCTGGTAATGGCATTGTCGAACGTAACCATAGGACAATTGAAAGAATAGCTGCGCGTTCAGGAAACGAGGTTAACATAATGGTATTTTGGTACAACAATACCCCAAACAGGCGAGGTATTGTACCTTCAAAAATGCTATACTCCTACGCAGTAAGAAATGCTGACGTTGTTGCAGAGCCACAAAGATTTTCACGTGAAGCGTTAAGAAACCCGTACAAAATTGGTGACACAGTATATGTTAAGCCAGTGTAG
- the LOC137397389 gene encoding uncharacterized protein has translation MELEANGKNLAGDFLSPLLFCICLNPLSNMLEKTPYGYQFKNGTKINHLFYMNDIKLYTNEERNIDSLIHLTQVYSIGMTFDVLKMPNGTIKDIEERYKYLGIIQSNIDHEAETVKEEEQSIKADAASMATSDKLVAEFQSASLTMELRPDDEEIDWHMKPLDGAYHRQVSEVDDIHQTYMWLNKENLLANTESLLMAAQEQVLPKRKLQTKIYHTRDNARCRLCKDAPESIQHIISRYKRLAGNAYTERYNQVAGVVYRSLCDEYGLNKLQHWWEAPRMVNENDLAKILCNFYIRTGKHILANQPDIVVVDKENRRATTIYVVVPNDYNIASQE, from the exons ATGGAACtagaggctaatggcaaaaatctGGCGGGTGACttcttatcaccgctgctcttctgcatatgcctaaaccctctaagcaatatgctggagaagactccatatgggtaccagtttaagaatGGCAcaaagataaaccacctcttctatatgaatgacatcaagctgtacactAACGAAGAAAGgaacattgattcgctaatacaccttactcaggtatacagcatcggaatgaccttcg ATGTcctaaaaatgccaaatggtaccatcaaagatatagaagaaaggTACAAGTACTTAGGGATTATACAAAGCAACATcgaccacgaagccgag acagtgaaagaggaagaacaaagcatcaaagctgatgcagcctctatggccacttcCGATAAGTTggtagctgaatttcaatcggcttctctgacaatggagcttcgccctgatgatgaggaaattgactggcatatgAAACCTCTtgatggtgcttaccaccgacaagtATCTGAGGTTGACGATATTCACCAGACATACATGTGGCTTAACAAAGAAAACCTACtagccaatacagagtcactactcatggcagcccaggagcaagtgctcccaaaaaggaaactccaaacaaaaatctatcacactagagacaacgctagatgcagactgtgcaaagatgcacctgagtccattcaacacatcatcagtagaTACAAGCgactagcaggaaacgcatacacagAGCGGTATAATCaggtcgcaggtgttgtgtatagaagtctatgtgatgaatatggccttaataaactacaacactggtgggaagctcctagaatggtcaatgaaaatgacctcGCTAAGATTCTCTGTAACTTCTATATCCGGACTGGCAAGCATATCCTAGCAaatcaaccagatatagtggtggtggacaaggagaacaggAGAGCTACTACAATATATGTAgtagtacccaatgactacaatatagccagccaaGAATAA